A genomic region of Halomonas aestuarii contains the following coding sequences:
- a CDS encoding ATP-binding protein: MSLRTRLVLTLGVTLMLLWGLAAAWLMRDLYQQVETTLDQRLAQSARMVAGLMAQLPVDVWEQADHRALSIPPIEGLACQVHSPRGEIIARTHTDMDGILKAREPGHAYREEGGMTWRVFTYERDGLTITTADRMDERDLLMRNVLEVAVVPFVVALAGSLLALWAGVVRGLRPLDRLREALARRDPEALAPVVTHGVPSEIRPLVETLNQLLARIQQAIVREQHFTNDAAHELRTPLTAIKTHLQVAGRVEGEASRQALAQAEEGVARLSRTLDQLLMLARVEGRLHFEEGEASRADDVVELALRDASASDRARFTLPPAWPEARLAVPRELAITALRNLLDNALHHGSGEGPVEVSSRLDEAGEALTYRVRDHGPGVDDDQLEQLPRRFWRASRRQGSGLGLAIVAAIAERVGGRLAFSRPEGGGLEARLTLPLKQGLRPSESGAGTTGPGRKPARDQ; this comes from the coding sequence ATGAGCCTTCGCACGCGGCTGGTGCTGACCCTGGGGGTGACCCTGATGCTGCTCTGGGGGCTGGCCGCCGCCTGGCTGATGCGCGACCTCTATCAGCAGGTGGAGACGACCCTCGACCAGCGCCTCGCCCAGTCGGCGCGCATGGTGGCGGGGCTGATGGCCCAGCTCCCGGTGGACGTGTGGGAGCAGGCCGACCATCGGGCCCTCTCGATCCCGCCCATCGAGGGGCTGGCCTGCCAGGTGCATTCGCCGCGCGGCGAGATCATCGCGCGCACCCACACCGACATGGACGGCATCCTGAAGGCCCGCGAGCCGGGCCATGCCTACCGTGAGGAGGGCGGCATGACCTGGCGGGTGTTCACCTACGAGCGGGACGGGCTGACCATCACCACCGCCGATCGCATGGACGAGCGCGACCTGCTGATGCGCAACGTGTTGGAGGTGGCGGTGGTGCCCTTCGTGGTGGCGCTGGCGGGCAGCCTGCTGGCGCTGTGGGCCGGGGTGGTGAGGGGGCTTCGGCCCCTCGATCGGCTGCGCGAGGCCCTGGCACGCCGCGATCCGGAGGCCCTGGCGCCGGTGGTGACCCATGGGGTGCCGTCCGAGATCCGGCCGCTGGTGGAGACGCTCAACCAGCTGCTGGCGCGTATCCAGCAGGCCATCGTGAGGGAGCAGCACTTCACCAACGATGCGGCCCATGAGCTGCGCACGCCACTTACGGCCATCAAGACCCACCTGCAGGTGGCCGGCCGGGTCGAGGGCGAGGCCTCGCGCCAGGCCCTGGCGCAGGCCGAGGAGGGTGTGGCCCGCCTGTCCCGTACCCTGGACCAGCTGCTGATGCTGGCCCGGGTGGAGGGGCGCCTTCACTTCGAGGAGGGCGAGGCCAGCCGGGCCGACGACGTGGTCGAGCTAGCGCTGCGGGACGCCTCGGCGAGCGATCGGGCGCGCTTCACGCTGCCCCCCGCCTGGCCCGAGGCACGCCTCGCGGTGCCGCGGGAACTGGCCATCACCGCGCTGCGCAACCTGCTCGACAACGCCCTGCACCATGGCTCCGGGGAGGGCCCGGTGGAGGTGTCGAGTCGGCTGGACGAGGCGGGGGAGGCGCTGACCTACCGCGTCCGGGACCATGGTCCCGGGGTCGATGACGACCAGCTCGAGCAGCTGCCCCGGCGCTTCTGGCGGGCCAGCCGCCGGCAGGGCAGCGGCCTGGGACTCGCCATCGTGGCCGCCATCGCCGAGCGCGTCGGCGGTCGACTGGCATTCTCCCGCCCCGAGGGGGGCGGGCTCGAGGCTCGGCTGACGTTGCCGCTGAAGCAGGGCCTGAGGCCGAGCGAGAGTGGGGCCGGCACGACCGGTCCGGGAAGGAAACCCGCAAGGGATCAATGA
- the dsbG gene encoding thiol:disulfide interchange protein DsbG: MRTLFLSVTAGLASLTAATTLWADTSWPAPIQALVDQGLEVHARFEAPGGLDGFAASHRGREMAVYLTPDGEHAVVGTLIDAQGNDLSAAPLDEHVGSVQEAQVWQALEQSHWIRDGDPDAERILYTFTDPNCPYCARFHEQSRPWVEAGRVQLRHVMVGILRQDSPAKAAALLGADDPVAALQRHQDSEDGIEASAQPREIEEQVRANNQRFEGLGLMATPTTYFRRDDGRLEQVQGAPDEARLIEMMGSPRP, encoded by the coding sequence ATGCGAACCCTCTTCCTCTCCGTGACGGCCGGCCTGGCCTCGCTGACGGCCGCCACGACGCTCTGGGCCGACACCTCCTGGCCGGCCCCGATCCAGGCGCTGGTGGATCAGGGCCTGGAGGTCCATGCCCGATTCGAGGCGCCGGGCGGCCTCGATGGCTTCGCCGCCAGCCACCGCGGCCGCGAGATGGCGGTGTATCTCACGCCGGACGGCGAGCACGCCGTGGTCGGCACCCTCATCGATGCCCAGGGCAACGACCTCTCCGCCGCCCCGCTGGACGAGCACGTGGGCAGCGTTCAGGAGGCTCAGGTGTGGCAGGCGCTCGAGCAGAGCCACTGGATCCGGGATGGCGACCCGGACGCCGAACGCATTCTCTACACCTTCACCGACCCCAACTGCCCCTACTGCGCGCGCTTCCACGAGCAGAGCCGCCCCTGGGTCGAGGCCGGCAGGGTCCAGCTGCGCCATGTCATGGTGGGCATCCTGCGCCAGGACAGCCCGGCCAAGGCGGCCGCCCTGCTCGGGGCCGACGACCCCGTCGCGGCGCTGCAGCGGCACCAGGACAGCGAGGATGGCATCGAGGCCTCGGCCCAACCGCGCGAGATCGAGGAGCAGGTCCGTGCCAACAACCAGCGCTTCGAGGGCCTGGGACTGATGGCCACCCCCACCACCTACTTCCGCCGCGACGATGGCCGCCTGGAGCAGGTCCAGGGCGCCCCGGACGAGGCGCGCCTCATCGAGATGATGGGCTCGCCGCGTCCCTGA
- a CDS encoding YeeE/YedE family protein, with the protein MDWMTSLQGLIGGILIGLSATWLMATLGRIAGISGIIGTLVTARPPGDSAWRLAFLLGLISGPIVLMLAGGGAGNVAGAPGEVIGAPAGGVPLMLLAGLLVGLGTGLGSGCTSGHGVCGLSRLSVRSLVATVTFLVTAIITVFVVRHVIGGGA; encoded by the coding sequence GTGGATTGGATGACTAGCCTGCAGGGGCTGATCGGGGGCATCCTGATCGGCCTCTCGGCCACCTGGCTGATGGCGACCCTTGGTCGCATCGCCGGCATCAGCGGGATCATCGGGACCCTGGTCACGGCGAGGCCCCCGGGGGACAGCGCCTGGCGCCTGGCCTTCCTGCTCGGCCTGATCAGCGGCCCGATCGTGCTGATGCTCGCCGGCGGCGGGGCCGGCAACGTGGCCGGCGCGCCGGGCGAGGTGATCGGCGCGCCGGCCGGGGGCGTGCCCCTGATGCTGCTGGCCGGCCTGCTGGTGGGCCTCGGCACTGGCCTTGGCAGCGGCTGCACCAGCGGACATGGCGTCTGCGGCCTGTCGCGGCTCTCGGTGCGCTCCCTGGTGGCCACCGTGACCTTCCTGGTCACTGCCATCATCACCGTCTTCGTGGTCCGTCACGTGATCGGAGGTGGGGCATGA
- a CDS encoding YgaP family membrane protein — protein MKKNVGGIDKIVRIVIGAILIGMAITGMIGAWGWIGVVPLATGLLNTCPAYRLLGISTCKEQK, from the coding sequence ATGAAGAAGAACGTCGGCGGTATCGACAAGATCGTTCGCATCGTCATCGGCGCCATCCTGATCGGCATGGCCATCACCGGGATGATCGGCGCCTGGGGCTGGATCGGGGTGGTGCCCCTGGCCACCGGCCTGCTCAACACCTGTCCCGCCTATCGCCTGCTGGGCATCAGCACTTGCAAGGAGCAGAAGTGA
- a CDS encoding c-type cytochrome: MSLRTSHLLMAGTLASALGLSLAAHAQENATERDYQLPLPEAPEGKVTFQPPHERDLPDNQYGEMVRKGRDLFVNTQALRGEYVFNDQNCSNCHLDAGRLANSAPMWASFGVYPAYRGKNDKVNTMAERIQGCFTYSMNGKPPEYGSEPLVAMQTYLHWMSTGAPINESLPGRGYPKLEATEQGADRARGAEVYAAQCAVCHGEQGQGQKVGERQVFPPLWGDGAYNWGAGMHRVNTAANFIKANMPLGKPYSLSDQQAWDVAAFINSHDRPQDPRRRTMESLDATDETFHNHQGFYGDEIDGHRLGDHDNFGDNPRPLDG, translated from the coding sequence ATGAGCCTGCGTACATCCCACCTGCTGATGGCCGGCACCCTGGCCTCGGCCCTCGGCCTCTCCCTGGCGGCCCACGCCCAGGAGAACGCGACCGAGCGTGACTACCAGCTGCCGCTGCCCGAGGCCCCCGAGGGGAAGGTCACCTTCCAGCCGCCCCACGAGCGCGACCTGCCCGACAACCAGTATGGGGAGATGGTGCGCAAGGGCCGCGACCTCTTCGTCAACACCCAGGCGCTGCGCGGCGAGTACGTCTTCAACGACCAGAACTGCTCGAACTGCCACCTGGATGCCGGTCGCCTGGCCAACTCGGCGCCGATGTGGGCCTCCTTCGGGGTATATCCGGCCTATCGCGGCAAGAACGACAAGGTGAACACCATGGCCGAGCGGATCCAGGGGTGTTTCACCTACTCCATGAACGGCAAGCCGCCGGAGTACGGCAGCGAGCCGCTGGTGGCCATGCAGACCTACCTGCACTGGATGTCGACCGGGGCGCCGATCAATGAATCCCTGCCCGGCCGCGGCTATCCCAAGCTCGAGGCGACCGAGCAGGGAGCCGATCGCGCCCGGGGCGCCGAGGTCTATGCCGCCCAGTGTGCGGTCTGCCACGGCGAGCAGGGCCAGGGCCAGAAGGTCGGCGAGCGCCAGGTCTTCCCGCCACTGTGGGGTGACGGGGCCTACAACTGGGGAGCCGGGATGCACCGGGTGAACACGGCGGCCAACTTCATCAAGGCCAACATGCCCCTGGGCAAGCCCTACTCGCTCTCCGACCAGCAGGCCTGGGACGTGGCGGCGTTCATCAACAGCCACGACCGGCCCCAGGATCCGCGTCGTCGCACCATGGAGAGCCTGGACGCGACCGACGAGACCTTCCACAACCACCAGGGGTTCTACGGGGACGAGATCGACGGGCATCGCCTGGGCGATCACGACAATTTCGGCGACAACCCGCGGCCGCTGGACGGCTGA
- the ribD gene encoding bifunctional diaminohydroxyphosphoribosylaminopyrimidine deaminase/5-amino-6-(5-phosphoribosylamino)uracil reductase RibD, giving the protein MADPTLPEPWMARALKLAGRGRYTTDPNPRVGCVLVKAGRVVGEGWHERAGEPHAEVHALRAAGQAARGATAYVTLEPCAHQGRTGPCALALVEAGVTRVVVAMQDPNPQVAGRGLALLREAGVEVEEGLLEDEALALNPGFVMRMSHGRPFVRLKMAMSLDGRTAMRSGESQWITGPRARREVQRLRARSSAIVTGVESIIFDNARLTVRPDQLELPDGEAIAARQPLRVVVDSRLRLPLAAACLREPGRTLVATLAEHGTERRERLEAAGAEVVVMPAGDDGRVDLDALLRHLAAREQANEVLLETGATLAGAMLEAGLIDEMQLFVAPTLLGGEARPLFELPGLSLMAQQKGLEILDIRAVGQDWRITARPRRSSPTSHEWHRGQA; this is encoded by the coding sequence ATGGCCGACCCGACCCTGCCCGAGCCCTGGATGGCGCGCGCCCTCAAGCTGGCGGGCCGCGGACGCTACACCACCGACCCCAACCCGCGCGTGGGCTGCGTGCTGGTCAAGGCGGGGCGGGTCGTCGGCGAGGGCTGGCACGAACGGGCCGGTGAGCCCCATGCCGAGGTCCATGCGCTGCGCGCGGCGGGGCAGGCCGCCCGCGGCGCCACCGCCTACGTGACCCTCGAGCCCTGTGCCCACCAGGGCCGCACCGGCCCCTGCGCCCTGGCGCTGGTCGAGGCCGGCGTGACCCGAGTCGTGGTGGCCATGCAGGATCCCAACCCGCAGGTGGCCGGCCGCGGCCTCGCGCTGCTGCGCGAGGCCGGCGTCGAGGTGGAGGAGGGCCTGCTGGAGGACGAGGCCCTGGCGCTCAACCCCGGCTTCGTGATGCGCATGTCCCACGGCCGCCCCTTCGTGCGCCTGAAGATGGCCATGAGCCTGGACGGGCGCACCGCCATGCGCTCCGGCGAGTCCCAGTGGATCACCGGCCCCCGTGCAAGGCGCGAGGTCCAGCGCCTTCGAGCCCGCTCCAGCGCCATCGTCACCGGGGTCGAGTCGATCATTTTCGACAATGCCCGGCTCACCGTGCGCCCCGACCAGCTGGAGCTGCCCGACGGCGAGGCGATCGCCGCCCGCCAGCCGCTGCGCGTGGTGGTGGATTCGCGCCTGCGGCTGCCGCTGGCGGCGGCCTGCTTGCGCGAGCCCGGCCGCACCCTGGTGGCCACCCTGGCCGAGCACGGCACCGAGCGGCGAGAGCGGCTCGAGGCGGCCGGGGCCGAGGTGGTGGTGATGCCGGCAGGGGACGACGGCCGGGTCGACCTCGATGCCCTGCTGCGCCACCTGGCTGCCCGGGAGCAGGCCAACGAGGTGCTGCTCGAGACCGGGGCGACCCTGGCTGGCGCCATGCTGGAGGCCGGCCTGATCGACGAGATGCAGCTGTTCGTGGCGCCGACCCTGCTCGGCGGCGAGGCGCGTCCGCTCTTCGAGCTGCCGGGCCTCTCCCTGATGGCCCAGCAGAAGGGGCTGGAGATCCTCGACATCCGGGCCGTGGGCCAGGACTGGCGAATCACGGCCAGGCCCCGGCGGAGTTCGCCAACCTCTCACGAGTGGCACCGGGGACAGGCCTGA
- a CDS encoding DUF6691 family protein, whose translation MKTESVKTLMGYVAGLIFGLGLAVSGMTDPARVIGFLDLAGAWDPTLMFVLGGAVVTNFIGYRLVLRRPNPLFGEHFQLPTRTDLDARLIGGAALFGIGWGLSGYCPGPAFASIGGLSGPLLAMLVTMVIGWFLARAIPTRG comes from the coding sequence ATGAAGACCGAGAGCGTCAAGACCCTGATGGGCTATGTCGCCGGGCTGATCTTCGGCCTCGGCCTCGCCGTCTCCGGCATGACCGACCCCGCCCGGGTGATTGGTTTCCTGGACCTCGCGGGCGCCTGGGACCCGACCCTGATGTTCGTGCTCGGCGGCGCCGTGGTGACCAACTTCATCGGCTACCGGCTGGTGCTGCGCCGTCCCAACCCGCTGTTCGGCGAACACTTCCAGCTGCCCACGCGCACCGACCTGGACGCCCGGCTGATCGGCGGTGCCGCCCTGTTCGGCATCGGCTGGGGGCTTTCGGGCTACTGCCCGGGGCCTGCCTTCGCCTCCATCGGCGGGCTCAGCGGCCCGCTGCTCGCCATGCTGGTGACGATGGTGATCGGCTGGTTCCTGGCGCGGGCGATCCCGACCCGGGGCTGA
- a CDS encoding response regulator, with the protein MHVLLIEDDALVASGIQAGLAVHDFVVDTVGSLAEARAAMGTVASDVVILDRGLPDGDGMTLLEEWRGADIDIPVLVLTARDAVSDRIEGLHVGADDYLVKPFDLDELVARLLALLRRAAGRCRALVEHGPLCLDPVSREVAVAGRPVSLSRRELVLLEAFLQAPRSVLSAEQLKDSLYGMNDEVESNALNVHIHHLRRKLGSGVIETVRGLGYRLGPPSAVEGRPRREGGRA; encoded by the coding sequence ATGCATGTACTGCTCATCGAGGATGACGCCCTGGTGGCGTCGGGCATCCAGGCCGGGCTCGCCGTCCACGACTTCGTCGTCGATACAGTGGGCTCCCTGGCCGAGGCGCGTGCGGCCATGGGGACGGTCGCAAGCGACGTGGTGATCCTCGACCGGGGCTTGCCCGATGGCGACGGCATGACGCTGCTCGAGGAGTGGCGCGGGGCCGACATCGACATTCCGGTGCTGGTGCTGACCGCCCGGGACGCGGTGAGCGACCGCATCGAGGGGCTGCATGTCGGGGCCGACGACTACCTGGTCAAGCCCTTCGACCTCGACGAGCTGGTGGCGCGCCTGCTGGCGCTGCTGCGACGGGCCGCCGGGCGTTGCCGGGCGCTGGTCGAGCACGGCCCGCTGTGCCTCGACCCGGTCTCCCGGGAGGTGGCGGTGGCCGGGCGCCCCGTGAGCCTGTCGCGCCGTGAGCTGGTGCTGCTGGAGGCCTTCCTCCAGGCGCCGCGTAGCGTGCTCAGCGCCGAACAGCTCAAGGACAGCCTCTACGGCATGAACGACGAGGTGGAGAGCAATGCGCTCAACGTCCACATCCATCACCTGCGCCGCAAGCTCGGCAGCGGGGTGATCGAGACGGTCCGCGGCCTGGGCTACCGGCTCGGCCCGCCCTCGGCGGTGGAGGGAAGGCCACGCCGCGAGGGCGGCCGGGCATGA
- a CDS encoding copper chaperone PCu(A)C, with translation MRLASLPLTLLSLSLFSAAAEAQSITVDDPQVRAVPPGSTTTAAFMSLTNPGETDLALVGGASPLAGTLELHNHVMVEGVMQMRRVDEIPIPAGETVHLAPGGWHLMMFDLAATPAEGENVELTLTLDNGERLTLEAPVRRVQPMQMSNQGGMGDDEMGHDEMGSDERDPPSAH, from the coding sequence ATGCGCCTTGCCTCCCTCCCGCTGACCCTGCTCTCCCTCTCGCTGTTCAGCGCCGCCGCAGAGGCCCAGTCGATCACCGTCGACGATCCCCAGGTGCGGGCCGTGCCGCCGGGCTCGACCACCACCGCCGCCTTCATGTCGCTGACCAACCCGGGCGAGACGGACCTGGCGCTGGTCGGGGGCGCCTCACCGCTGGCCGGGACCCTGGAGCTTCACAACCACGTGATGGTGGAGGGCGTGATGCAGATGCGCCGGGTCGACGAGATCCCGATCCCGGCCGGCGAGACCGTGCACCTGGCGCCGGGCGGCTGGCACCTGATGATGTTCGACCTGGCCGCGACCCCGGCCGAGGGCGAGAACGTCGAGCTGACCCTGACCCTCGACAACGGCGAGCGCCTGACCCTCGAGGCGCCGGTGCGTCGCGTGCAGCCGATGCAGATGTCGAACCAGGGCGGCATGGGGGACGACGAGATGGGACACGACGAGATGGGGAGCGACGAGAGGGACCCGCCCTCGGCCCACTGA
- a CDS encoding c-type cytochrome encodes MTTMRIASGLGLLLGLGLAAGQVQALEGDAERGQQAAGACVACHQADGMGMNNPGGQSWPRLAGLPAAYIAKQLHDIKEGRRESATMMPFANMLDDQQIADVAVYYAEMESWPALPTAYRAADPQDAAEWLAERGDWAQDTMVPACSQCHGPNGQGVGATFPPLAGQHPGYIVSQLEAWRDGTRHNDPNQLMAGIAKRLDEAQIAMIADYYATLPARIAEQEAGAQEEDGQ; translated from the coding sequence ATGACAACCATGAGGATCGCGAGTGGCCTCGGCCTGCTGCTGGGCCTGGGCCTGGCGGCGGGGCAGGTCCAGGCCCTGGAGGGCGATGCCGAGCGCGGCCAGCAGGCCGCCGGCGCCTGCGTGGCCTGCCACCAGGCCGACGGCATGGGCATGAACAACCCGGGCGGCCAGTCCTGGCCGCGACTGGCCGGGCTGCCGGCGGCGTACATCGCCAAGCAGCTCCACGACATCAAGGAGGGACGCCGCGAGAGCGCCACCATGATGCCCTTTGCCAACATGCTCGACGACCAGCAGATCGCCGACGTGGCGGTCTACTACGCCGAGATGGAATCCTGGCCGGCACTGCCCACCGCCTACCGGGCGGCCGATCCCCAGGACGCCGCCGAGTGGCTCGCCGAACGGGGTGACTGGGCCCAGGACACCATGGTCCCGGCCTGCAGCCAGTGCCATGGTCCCAATGGCCAGGGTGTCGGCGCCACCTTCCCGCCGCTGGCGGGCCAGCATCCGGGCTATATCGTGAGCCAGCTCGAGGCCTGGCGCGACGGCACCCGTCACAACGACCCCAACCAGCTGATGGCGGGCATCGCCAAGCGCCTGGACGAGGCGCAGATCGCGATGATCGCCGACTACTACGCCACCCTGCCGGCGCGCATCGCCGAACAAGAGGCCGGTGCACAAGAGGAGGACGGTCAATGA
- a CDS encoding sugar phosphorylase — MSQKTRSLARPLDEAGFTARARDHLAMLYGPRRDEVLRRLLTLLSHHRGALPARDADEAAPLWSERDQWLIGYGDSLLDGDTPPLAVLQAFLEARLPETFSGVHVLPFFPWSSDDGFSVIHYREVDPALGDWSDIRRLAEKGDLVVDLVLNHVSRESLWFVDYLSGSLPGRDYFIEMDPDTDLSAVVRPRSSPLLVPVPTRRGTRHLWATFSEDQIDLNFANPDVLLEFIGILLFYLEQGARVIRLDAIAFLWKIPGTPCIHLPETHEVVRLLRAVVDHMAPGTLLLTETNVPHRENLSYFGLVRLPNADLEGLPNEDRDRSSGEDDEEPATPDEAHLVYQFPLPPLLLHTLTSGEASTLAGWLESLPDLPPGCSYVNFTASHDGIGVRPLEGWLPSHEFEALLELMHRFGGFVSMRTDGQGRDIPYEINITWFEAMKGTRRGADPWQVERFLCSQHLMLALQGIPALYLHSLTATLNDLEGVERTGRLRAINRHRWHTPSLEELLDSRNTPTREVFLALRRRLAVRRREPCFHPDARQRVIPTPPELLVLERGPLADGRRLLAIHNVTDRRQPLALDALDTPGWQDLLEDAPWAKEESLAPYRSLWLVAPG, encoded by the coding sequence ATGTCCCAGAAGACACGCTCGCTCGCCCGCCCGCTGGACGAGGCCGGCTTCACGGCCCGCGCCCGCGACCATCTCGCCATGCTGTACGGACCCCGCCGGGATGAGGTGCTGCGCCGCCTGCTGACGCTGCTGTCGCACCACCGCGGTGCCCTGCCAGCCCGCGACGCGGACGAGGCCGCCCCATTATGGAGCGAGCGCGACCAGTGGCTGATCGGCTACGGCGACAGCCTGCTCGACGGGGACACCCCGCCCCTGGCGGTGCTGCAGGCCTTCCTTGAGGCCCGCCTGCCGGAGACCTTCAGCGGCGTCCACGTGCTGCCCTTCTTCCCCTGGAGCAGCGACGACGGCTTCTCGGTGATCCACTACCGGGAGGTCGACCCGGCCCTGGGCGACTGGTCCGATATCCGGCGCCTCGCCGAGAAGGGGGACCTGGTGGTGGACCTGGTGCTCAACCACGTCTCGCGGGAATCGCTGTGGTTCGTCGACTACCTGAGCGGCAGCCTCCCGGGGCGCGACTACTTCATCGAGATGGACCCGGACACCGACCTCTCCGCCGTCGTCCGGCCGCGCAGCAGCCCGCTGCTGGTGCCGGTCCCGACCCGTCGCGGCACCCGGCACCTCTGGGCGACCTTCTCCGAGGACCAGATCGACCTCAACTTCGCCAACCCCGATGTGCTGCTGGAGTTCATCGGCATCCTGCTCTTCTACCTGGAGCAGGGCGCGCGAGTCATCCGCCTGGACGCCATCGCCTTCCTGTGGAAGATACCGGGCACCCCCTGCATCCACCTGCCCGAGACCCATGAGGTGGTGCGACTGCTGCGCGCCGTGGTCGACCACATGGCGCCGGGCACGCTGCTGCTCACCGAGACCAACGTGCCCCACCGGGAGAACCTCAGCTACTTTGGCCTGGTACGGCTACCCAACGCCGACCTGGAGGGCCTGCCCAACGAGGACCGCGATCGATCATCGGGGGAGGACGACGAGGAGCCGGCAACGCCGGACGAGGCCCACCTGGTCTACCAGTTCCCACTGCCGCCCCTGCTGCTGCATACCCTGACCAGCGGCGAGGCCTCGACCCTGGCCGGCTGGCTCGAGAGCCTGCCCGACCTGCCCCCGGGCTGCAGCTACGTCAACTTCACCGCCAGCCATGACGGCATCGGGGTCCGACCGCTGGAGGGCTGGCTGCCGAGTCACGAGTTCGAGGCCCTGCTGGAACTGATGCATCGTTTCGGCGGCTTCGTCAGCATGCGCACCGACGGGCAGGGACGGGACATTCCCTACGAGATCAACATCACCTGGTTCGAGGCCATGAAGGGGACCCGCCGCGGGGCGGACCCCTGGCAGGTGGAGCGCTTCCTGTGCAGCCAGCACCTGATGCTGGCCCTGCAGGGCATTCCCGCCCTCTACCTCCATTCGCTGACCGCCACCCTCAACGACCTGGAAGGCGTCGAGCGCACTGGCCGCCTGCGCGCGATCAACCGGCATCGCTGGCACACCCCCTCACTCGAGGAGCTGCTGGACAGCCGCAACACTCCCACCCGGGAGGTGTTCCTGGCCCTGAGGCGTCGCCTGGCGGTGCGTCGCCGGGAACCCTGCTTCCACCCGGACGCAAGGCAGCGCGTGATCCCGACCCCGCCGGAGCTGCTGGTGCTGGAGCGCGGCCCCCTGGCCGACGGCCGTCGCCTGCTGGCGATCCACAATGTCACCGACCGGCGCCAGCCGCTGGCGCTCGACGCCCTGGACACGCCCGGCTGGCAAGACCTGCTGGAGGACGCGCCCTGGGCAAAGGAGGAGAGCCTGGCCCCCTACCGGAGCCTGTGGCTAGTGGCCCCGGGGTGA
- the nrdR gene encoding transcriptional regulator NrdR: MHCPFCGANDTRVTDSRLVAEGDQVRRRRQCAACGERFTTYETAELLMPRVIKSDGTREVFDEGKLRAGMLRALEKRPVSAESIEAAVERIRQHLRARGEREIHARDIGEEVMQALKRLDQVAYIRFASVYRRFQDIDEFRAEIDRLAQEPGFSPDSPGGQ, encoded by the coding sequence ATGCATTGCCCCTTCTGTGGCGCCAACGACACGCGCGTGACCGATTCCCGCCTGGTGGCCGAGGGCGACCAGGTCCGGCGTCGTCGTCAGTGTGCGGCCTGCGGCGAGCGCTTCACCACCTACGAGACCGCCGAGCTGTTGATGCCTCGGGTGATCAAGTCAGACGGCACCCGTGAGGTCTTCGACGAGGGCAAGCTGCGCGCCGGCATGCTGCGCGCCCTGGAGAAGCGTCCGGTCAGCGCCGAGTCGATCGAGGCGGCGGTGGAGCGCATTCGCCAGCACCTGCGCGCCCGGGGCGAGCGCGAGATCCATGCCCGGGACATCGGCGAGGAGGTGATGCAGGCGCTCAAGCGCCTCGACCAGGTGGCCTATATCCGCTTCGCCTCGGTCTATCGCCGCTTCCAGGACATCGACGAGTTCCGCGCCGAGATCGACCGCCTGGCCCAGGAGCCCGGCTTTTCCCCCGATTCCCCCGGAGGGCAATGA